In the genome of Meles meles chromosome 2, mMelMel3.1 paternal haplotype, whole genome shotgun sequence, one region contains:
- the LOC123937328 gene encoding nucleoside diphosphate kinase A-like: protein MQCNFVGEIMKRFEQKSFCLIAMKSIQVLGLGFERLLKEHYIDLKDRPFFASLVKSMQSGLGVSMVWKGLKVMKTGRVMLRGTKPMDSKPRTIHGDFCIQVGRNIIHGSNSVKRAEKEIGL, encoded by the exons ATGCAGTGCAACTTCGTGGGAGAGATCATGAAGCGTTTTGAGCAAAAGTCATTCTGCCTCATTGCTATGAAATCAATTCAGGTGTTGGGGCTAg GCTTCGAAAGACTTCTCAAGGAGCACTACATTGACTTGAAGGACCGTCCATTCTTTGCTAGCTTGGTGAAATCCATGCAATCAGGGCTTGGGGTTTCCATGGTCTGGAAGGGCCTAAAGGTGATGAAGACAGGCCGAGTGATGCTCAGGGGGACCAAACCTATGGACTCCAAGCCTAGGACCATCCATGGGGACTTTTGCATCCAAGTTGGCAGGAACATTATCCATGGAAGCAACTCTGTgaagagagcagagaaggagaTTGGCTTGTAG